The following coding sequences are from one Prochlorococcus sp. MIT 1314 window:
- a CDS encoding HAD-IA family hydrolase encodes MNTNLEGVYWDLDGTIANTELEAHLPAFNLAFKDFGLNWNWETNKYIQLLRINGGKNRIAYYSKSNDDDLSDDLIIKIHEKKQFHYLEIIKKNCVNFKTGVFRLINELHSKKIRQFIVTSSSRKQVDLLIKYLFNGFNPFEFIISSEDVELKKPNPLPYLKAVKLSGIKKNNSIVFEDSNPGLISALAANLPTIFVPSNIPIVLEENIKLDCILDSLGDENNVANVIKGPKLKTPYVDYSFLNDYLMKISDAKN; translated from the coding sequence GTGAATACTAATCTCGAGGGTGTTTATTGGGATTTAGATGGTACTATCGCAAATACAGAATTAGAAGCTCATTTACCTGCTTTTAATCTAGCTTTTAAGGACTTTGGTTTAAATTGGAATTGGGAAACTAATAAATATATCCAGCTTTTGAGAATTAACGGAGGCAAAAATAGAATTGCCTACTATTCTAAATCAAACGATGATGATTTATCAGATGATTTAATTATCAAAATCCATGAAAAGAAACAGTTTCACTATTTAGAAATTATAAAAAAAAATTGCGTTAACTTTAAAACTGGAGTTTTTAGATTAATAAATGAATTACATAGCAAAAAAATAAGGCAATTTATTGTTACTTCAAGTTCTAGAAAGCAAGTTGATTTACTTATTAAATACTTATTTAATGGTTTCAATCCATTTGAGTTCATTATTTCAAGTGAGGACGTTGAATTAAAGAAACCAAATCCATTACCTTATTTAAAGGCAGTTAAATTAAGTGGCATTAAAAAAAATAACTCAATAGTTTTTGAAGACTCCAATCCAGGATTGATATCTGCCTTAGCAGCTAACCTGCCGACAATTTTTGTTCCTTCTAATATCCCAATAGTTCTTGAGGAAAATATTAAATTAGATTGTATTTTAGACAGTCTAGGTGATGAGAACAATGTGGCAAATGTAATTAAAGGTCCTAAACTTAAAACACCATATGTTGACTATAGTTTTCTCAATGATTATTTAATGAAAATTAGCGATGCAAAAAACTAA